The genomic stretch atacgcacaggtcgcgccgcgtactagtgttggcgccgcgaaggcgtaactttttctcgtttcgcgccgcgtgcatatgttTACGCCGCAAATAGCTTGGTAGAGAGCCAAGAATTTTTGAGACGcttagttcgcgccgcgaaccaagatggcgccgcgtgctgttgatgtttgggatattttaaaaagttcaaagatgcataactttttaaccgttggtccattTGATGtgcctgtagcaacctgccctaaaaattaagacttagagtcgccacctattctgaagggcgaataggaaaccctacgcagttaagagatcggggtaagattattataatcaggtcgagggaaggtgttaggcaccctcaaccctttcctaaggtttgatcttaaaataaaggtttatggctaaaatatttaggataatagctaaagaagtgaaaagggcgatttgaactgaattgagattttagggagggggctcgccttggttatccaagtgcctacgtatctccttatggagaatcagagtcaacgtagttcgggcacagggttgtacgccttagaataaGTATGAGGttggttgtttgaaggctttttgaatggcctatcgtagttttgagaagttgtgatttgaagggcattttgaattgcctgattgaaaaggatgaagatccgtagtgtcgtggtttagtgtgttttgactgttcgtttgggcgtacaaccctgatttgatatgccaccgttagatgcgatgatccatagatttgatcagtatagctaacagattaatggggcattgctggttactcagatcgatagattcgatcgtcgtgggtagcaaattaaatgtattttaattctgTAATTAAATCTcgtgttttattcttttatctctcgtctaatgcgactaatagctttagtcgggtcgaggagagaattattcgagaattaatgttttgccaaatgggTAATGGGATTGGACAAGCCCTAATACTTATAACCTTTAtaaggtttttgtgatttaaaaattaattaataattaaataaattaaatcgttataatcgaaataatcgggaaatcTAATTCTAAACTCTAGTCATAACCCTAATTTATACTTAACCCTAgttaacaaattaattaaattaaacatgatTAATCAATATTTAAACAATAGAATAATAACTAAAATGTAAAAACGTGGGGCCCAATCATGTGCAGTGCATCCCAGATAGTCCATGGTGGACCTGCGTTTCCCAGATAGTCCATGGTGCACGCATGGGGCTGTACGCATGAGATTTTATGAGATTCTTTAGAATGTTAGAACATAAAAATTAGATGGCAGGAGCGGGAATCGAACCCATCCCACTGCGCTTGAAAGCTCTTTAGGCGCATAACTTCTTCCACCAAGGCATTTTCTATTTGTTGTTAATAACGCTATTCACAAACTATATATACAAAAACGgttaaagaaattttaaaatgCAGAAACACGTGAACAGCGgcctatcttcttcttcttcgcgaCGTCGCTTCCGTTCTCATGCCAAATTCCTACTTCCTGCAACGCAATCAATAAATGGAAAATAATATCATGATTTGACTTAAAATCAGGTTCTGAACATGATGGCATCCCTGGTTTGGTCCAATTCCACTAAGTTTAGAAAATCCTAATTCAAAGcttggaaccctaacaatggtggattcctGTATCTATGCTTGAACTCCAATTAACCTAtgccactactagaaatactttattttcctgcggatttacctgcagatTTGAGcaaaatttccgcaggaaacgtgtttcctgcggattttcctgcggtttttggtccccagctaaaaccttcgtgggtaatttTTTcagcaggtaattccgcaggaaaatccgcagttaaatccgcaggaaatatccgcaggtaaatccgctgtAAATTCCGCTGGTAAGTCCGCAGGTAAATTCACAGGAAcgataaatccgcaggtaaatccgcaggtaatgtagttctaaatttaaaaaaaaaatctaatttattATTTGCTTCCCTATGAGTATACAAAGGTTTATACTAGAAATAATATCTAGAATTACGATGTATGAGATCTAGTATTAATATCTACAATCACATACATAATCCCACCTGAATATCAACACCTAGCACAAACAACAAGTTCTCATCTAGCTAAAACATTCATTAACAACTCATATTCTAATTCTAATATTCTAATTGCAGAAAATTTCAGAACACAAACAATGTCGAAACAGAATCGAAAAAGAGTTGATAGCTAAAATTCAGTTTGTTCCAAAATACACGACTACACATTGAATTTATAATGAAGCTAGAAAGTACAGGACTACACATTGAGCAATGTATTTGATTGAAGACAGAATTGTATTCTAAAATACACGACTACACATTGAATTTATAATGAAGCTAGAAAGTACAGGGCTTTACTTTAAAAGTGTGCTTCTATGGCTCAATATTTTTGGTCATGCTAGAGCAGCAATCTGGTTCAAAAGTGAAAATATATGAAAGAAAATTCAGACGAAGAACACACAATGTTTCATCACAAAGTTCGGCCAATTGGGTCTACCTCTGCGCGACTGCACCATACTCTCGAATGACCACCCACTTATCAGTAACTATGAGGCATACCAAACAGTGTTACAACCTGTCCATAAACACATATGTACTTAAGTGATAACAacttttttcaacttattttagCTAACAATTTTAGAAGTTAATCCAAACTTGACCAAAGTCACAAATCTCCTTTACTTTCCTCTCAGCTCTCCACAGTAGACTTTTCTCCTCACAGAATACAACACTTACTTTAACAATGACTTTAAAATTGAGTTTAGACTTTCTTCTTTAACAACTCTAGACTAGTAAGTATAGTAATTTAGTGCATCCTGTCTGTGGATATACCTCATTTGTTGACAAATTAGAAGCTATGTAACATGACCAAGATGCCTAAATTATAATTAACAGCATTCTATAAATAACCGCCTAGTGCCTATAACCTATTTTCCATTTCTCTTTAGTCAATTTCTCTGTTCAAAGTCAAGTTAATAATGATTTTTGTAGTAAAAAAACAGAAGTTAATATTGGATCAGAAGATCAATTCTGAACAGAGTATATGGATCACCATATGTTAAAATCGTTTTTTTGCTAACATGGATAACTGCATAAATAAATGGcattgaattatttatttaaataaaaaaatagattttaaaagcTAAATGCCCTCTGATCAAAAGTCTATCAATTTTTGTTCTATCCTAAGGCAAGTTAATTATTCATCTTTTATCCTAAGGCAAGTTATTTATTCATCTTCAGTTTATAATTATTACAGCTATGGCGGAAAATTAACATTTGTAAGTTGAAAGACTAGAagacattttatatatatattcctaCATAATTAAAATGTAAATAGAAAAACAGAATTTGAAACTCACAGTTTTTGACACCCCAAAACCTGCAAGCTTGACAATGCCTGATGGATCAACTAGCAAGTTTGCACCTTTAACGTCCCTAAATAACCATATACAGATATGGCAATCAGACTTTATTACTAAAAATGAGGTATATTAGCTCGGTTCAGCAGACATAGTAGTTACCTGGGGAAAGTCTCGGTGCTATGTAAGCACACCACTCCAGAGAGAATATGCCGTGTAAAATTGCGAACCACTGATTCTGTCAGAGCCCCATTATGTTCTTGCATAAACTTTTGAAGTGATCCAGGATTGACATATTCCATATA from Vicia villosa cultivar HV-30 ecotype Madison, WI linkage group LG4, Vvil1.0, whole genome shotgun sequence encodes the following:
- the LOC131599255 gene encoding mitogen-activated protein kinase kinase kinase 5-like, which produces MKTEVGDQLGIYMEYVNPGSLQKFMQEHNGALTESVVRNFTRHILSGVVCLHSTETFPRDVKGANLLVDPSGIVKLAGFGVSKTVVTLFGMPHSY